The Funiculus sociatus GB2-C1 genome has a segment encoding these proteins:
- a CDS encoding transposase has product DEIIAYFDNRTTSGVVEGINNKLKLIKRSAYGFRNFEKYRIRCLLTWHFNY; this is encoded by the coding sequence GATGAAATTATTGCTTACTTTGACAACCGAACTACGAGTGGTGTTGTTGAGGGTATTAACAATAAGCTCAAGTTGATTAAACGCTCTGCTTATGGGTTTAGGAATTTTGAAAAGTACCGAATTAGATGTTTACTTACTTGGCATTTTAATTATTGA